Proteins from a single region of Punica granatum isolate Tunisia-2019 chromosome 8, ASM765513v2, whole genome shotgun sequence:
- the LOC116188873 gene encoding S-protein homolog 27-like, which produces MSFTIHCKSKNDDLKTHVVEPGQKYGFRFRVDFFGTTLFFCGAKWHGGHVVFDIYKADRDDMYRCPYHCRWEARGDAIVGYMEHYPNPDIVIPWNKSFTALT; this is translated from the coding sequence ATGAGCTTCACCATCCACTGTAAATCGAAGAACGATGACCTCAAGACTCACGTGGTTGAGCCAGGGCAGAAGTATGGGTTCAGATTCAGGGTTGATTTCTTTGGTACCACGTTGTTCTTCTGCGGGGCAAAATGGCACGGGGGACATGTCGTGTTCGACATCTACAAAGCTGACAGGGACGATATGTACAGGTGCCCTTATCACTGCAGATGGGAGGCACGAGGGGATGCTATCGTGGGATATATGGAGCACTACCCAAACCCCGACATCGTTATTCCTTGGAATAAGTCATTTACGGCCCTAACGTGA
- the LOC116188994 gene encoding S-protein homolog 29-like translates to MSSIARNSFIFLILMSLLVLWGATITTTATDTTDIGTKHKVLVDISNKLPDQTSFTIHCKSQDDDLGKHDVKAGQKYGFKFRVNWWGTTLFFCGASWQGNYVEFDIYRASRDDEKRCYFHCMWEVRGDAIVGYKEGYKEPDIFIHWKKQTSHILV, encoded by the coding sequence ATGAGTTCGATCGCTAGGAATTCTTTCATCTTTCTAATTCTTATGTCTTTGCTGGTGTTGTGGGGAGCAACGATCACAACGACTGCAACCGATACAACAGACATCGGCACTAAACACAAGGTGTTGGTCGATATCTCTAACAAGCTGCCCGATCAAACGAGCTTCACCATCCACTGTAAATCACAGGATGACGATCTTGGGAAGCACGACGTTAAGGCTGGTCAGAAGTACGGGTTCAAATTCAGGGTTAACTGGTGGGGCACCACGTTGTTCTTCTGCGGGGCGTCATGGCAGGGCAACTATGTCGAGTTTGACATCTACCGAGCCAGCAGGGACGACGAGAAGAGGTGCTATTTCCACTGCATGTGGGAGGTACGAGGGGATGCTATCGTGGGATACAAGGAGGGCTACAAGGAACCCGACATTTTTATTCATTGGAAAAAGCAAACCAGCCACATACTTGTCTGA
- the LOC116189456 gene encoding S-protein homolog 5-like yields the protein MSLVNRNYFVLAIVLCLLVLQEAMTKAISTDDTTEAILSEVNVDIANKLPNGATFTIHCKSGNDDLGTHVIGAGKSYGFSFKINVTGSTLFFCGVSWQGGQVEFDIYNTSRDDGKRCSDECKWLAKEDAVVGFNFIGTGPNPDIVIPWQK from the coding sequence ATGAGTTTGGTTAATAGGAACTATTTCGTGCTAGCAATTGTGCTATGTCTGTTGGTGTTGCAGGAAGCAATGACCAAAGCGATTTCAACCGACGACACCACTGAAGCCATATTGAGTGAGGTCAATGTCGATATCGCTAACAAGCTGCCTAATGGTGCAACCTTCACTATCCACTGTAAATCGGGAAATGACGACCTTGGGACCCATGTGATCGGGGCAGGAAAGAGTTATGGATTCTCATTCAAGATCAACGTCACTGGGAGCACATTGTTCTTCTGCGGGGTGTCATGGCAGGGTGGGCAGGTCGAGTTTGACATCTACAATACCTCTAGGGATGACGGGAAAAGGTGCAGTGACGAATGCAAGTGGCTAGCGAAAGAGGATGCTGTTGTGGGATTCAATTTCATCGGTACCGGTCCAAACCCTGACATCGTTATTCCATGGCAGAAGTAA